A region from the Drosophila sechellia strain sech25 unplaced genomic scaffold, ASM438219v1 Y_11, whole genome shotgun sequence genome encodes:
- the LOC116803402 gene encoding 1,5-anhydro-D-fructose reductase-like, with protein sequence MITADFLTRDIVEDNSQVAVIHGGNQNTPCGEKALLMAPKVRLSSGHEMPVLGFGTNKLRGYQCSAAVHCAIETGFRHFDTAYYYENEKEIGEALRTQIKIGNISRENIFLTTKLWNTHHDPRDVRRICEKQLELLGFSYIDLYLIHFPVGYKHVCDEILRPISGDQLQTVEIDYLDTWRAMENLVKLGMVRSIGLSNFNMEQIQRIIQCSSSKPVVNQVEIWPGFLQKDLVDYCRYNGIIVTAFSPLGQPNRENRCPVYFFSEGMKRLVNKYKRSASQIVLRYLIDYGVVPIPKAANPIHIKENLNIFDFMLDDADIRLLRGIKPKSRIVKYEMVKDHMFYPFELLKENNEESEVKESQIKEPKLPYIPNEDEEENENNENYE encoded by the exons ATGATCACAGCGGACTTTTTGACCAGAGATATCGTCGAAGATAATTCTCAAGTTGCGGTTATACATGGTGGCAACCAAAATACACCATGTGGGGAAAAGGCCTTACTAATGGCCCCAAAAGTAAGGCTTAGTAGTGGTCACGAAATGCCTGTTTTGGGATTTGGAACTAATAAG CTTCGTGGATATCAATGCTCTGCAGCGGTTCATTGCGCCATTGAGACTGGTTTTCGCCATTTCGATACTGCATACTATTATGAGAACGAGAAAGAGATCGGAGAAGCTCTTCGcactcaaattaaaattggGAATATTTCCAGAgagaatatatttttaacaacCAAG CTATGGAATACCCACCATGATCCAAGAGACGTTCGCCGTATATGCGAAAAACAACTTGAGTTGCTCGGATTTAGTTACATTGATTTATATCTAATCCATTTTCCTGTGGGCTACAAGCACGTGTGCGATGAAATTCTGAGGCCCATTTCAGGAGATCAATTACAAACGGT TGAAATCGACTACTTAGATACTTGGCGAGCAATGGAAAATCTTGTTAAACTAGGAATGGTTCGAAGTATTGGGTTATCCAACTTCAATATGGAACAGATTCAACGGATAATTCAGTGTAGCTCTTCTAAGCCAGTAGTGAATCAGGTTGAGATCTGGCCAGGCTTTTTACAAAAGGACTTGGTTGATTATTGCCGTTACAACGGAATTATTGTGACAGCCTTTTCACCTCTTGGTCAACCAAACAGAGAAAATCGTTGCCcagtttatttcttttcagaaGGTATGAAACGATTGGTTAATAAGTACAAGCGTTCTGCAAGTCAAATTGTCTTGCGATATTTG ATCGACTACGGAGTAGTTCCCATACCAAAAGCTGCAAACCCAATACatataaaagaaaacttgaatatttttgattttatgcTAGATGATGCGGATATTCGGTTACTACGTGGTATAAAACCTAAAAGCCGAATAGTCAAATACGAAATGGTAAAAGATCATATGTTCTACCCCTTTGAACTCTTAAAAGAAAACAATGAAGAGTCAGAAGTTAAAGAGTCTCAGATTAAAGAACCAAAATTGCCATACATTCCTAATGAAGACGaagaagaaaatgaaaataatgaaaattatgaatga